The Actinobacillus succinogenes 130Z region GCATTTAGTCGACTGGCTTCGCCAAAAAGTCGGTTACGGCAAAGGAACATCCGGCGTATTCACCTCGGGCGGTACGCAATCCAATCTGATGGGCGTGTTACTGGCACGTGACTGGGCAGTGGCGAATCATTGGAAAAACCAAGACGGCACGGAATGGTCGATTCAGCGTGACGGCCTGCCGGCGGACGCATTAAAAAAAGTCAAAGTCGTCTGTTCTGAAAACGCGCACTTTTCCGTACAAAAAAATATGGCGATGATGGGCATGGGGTTTCAGTCCGTGGTCACCGTTCCGACCAATTCCAATGCGCAAATGGATATTGTCGAGCTTGAAAAAACGCTTAATCAACTGAAAGCGGAAGGCAAAATCGTTGCTTGCATCGTCGCCACCGCAGGCACAACCGATGCCGGCGCAATTGACGATTTAAAAGCAATCCGCAAACTGGCTGACGAATACCAAGCCTGGTTGCATGTAGATGCCGCTTGGGGCGGTGCGTTGCTGTTATCGAAAGAATACCGTCATTTGCTAGACGGCATCGAATTAACGGATTCCGTCACGCTGGATTTTCACAAGCACTTTTTCCAAACTATTTCCTGCGGTGCGTTTTTATTGAAAGATCCGGAAAATTACCGTTTTATCGACTATAAAGCGGATTACCTTAATTCCGAATACGACGAACAACACGGCGTGCCGAATCTGGTGTCTAAATCCCTGCAAACCACCCGCCGTTTCGACGCCTTGAAATTGTGGTTTACGGTGGAAGCCCTAGGCGAAGATTTATATGCGTCCATGATCGACCACGGCGTAAAACTCACTAAGCAGGTGGAACAATACATCAATGCCGCCGAAGGTTTGGAAATGCTGGTGCCGACTCAATTTGCCGCCGTACTGTTCCGCGTTAATCCGCAAGGTTATCCGGCGGAATTTGTGGACGCATTGAATCAAAACGTAGCGGACGAACTGTTTGCCCGCGGTGAAGCCAATATCGGCGTCACCAAAGTGGGCGACAAACAATCGCTCAAAATGACGACATTAAGCCCTATCGCAACGCTAGAAAACGTAAAAACATTGCTGGATTTAGTATTAACCGAAGCGAATCGCATTAAAGATACCATCGCCGACGGCACATACGTCCCGCCCATTGATTAAAAACGCGCAATAAAAACTCGTCAAAAAACGACCGCACTTTTCCGGAAAACGCCCGTGAAAGTGCGGTCGTTTTATTTTTCGTTTTGCAGAAATGTGATCTACCGCAAATAACGCACAAGTCAGACAAGACAAATGCCGATTTTCCCGCTATGATAAAACAAAAAGAAAAAGGAGTGATTTATGCAAACCTGGACAACTGAAATGTGGCAAGC contains the following coding sequences:
- the ddc gene encoding L-2,4-diaminobutyrate decarboxylase; its protein translation is MADISKHRQALFCNDPQSIADYESAMNDAVNAVSNWLKNEKMYTGGSIKELRETIGGFHPSKNGAGVQKSLDHLVEIFLNPSLKVHHPHSLAHLHCPTMVTSQIAEVLINATNQSMDSWDQSPAGSIMEEHLVDWLRQKVGYGKGTSGVFTSGGTQSNLMGVLLARDWAVANHWKNQDGTEWSIQRDGLPADALKKVKVVCSENAHFSVQKNMAMMGMGFQSVVTVPTNSNAQMDIVELEKTLNQLKAEGKIVACIVATAGTTDAGAIDDLKAIRKLADEYQAWLHVDAAWGGALLLSKEYRHLLDGIELTDSVTLDFHKHFFQTISCGAFLLKDPENYRFIDYKADYLNSEYDEQHGVPNLVSKSLQTTRRFDALKLWFTVEALGEDLYASMIDHGVKLTKQVEQYINAAEGLEMLVPTQFAAVLFRVNPQGYPAEFVDALNQNVADELFARGEANIGVTKVGDKQSLKMTTLSPIATLENVKTLLDLVLTEANRIKDTIADGTYVPPID